GCATGTAAGAAAGGAATCCCTTGCGAAAGAATAACTATTGCGGTTGCTAGTCGATGACGTCTTTTCAAAATTTCTTCTGATTCTGGATTACTTTGCACTAGTTTATCCCACATCGTCATATTATCATGACATTCTACATAGTTAATGCTTTGCATTGGTTCTAGGAACAATCCTGTTTCTTTCATACTTAAAAGGCTACCAGCTACTATATACTGCAAATGATTACAGTCTACATGCCCACCAAATGCAAAGCCACGTCTATTTATATTAAAAGTACTTCCTTTTATTCCATCACGAAATTGATCATTAAACTGTGCGATACATGGCATTTTATTCGCGTTATTTAACGTCGCCTTCTCCTTAAGAGGAAGGGGTGTTTGTAAATCCCATCCTTCACCTAATAACAGCGCATCATGCTTTATTTTTCGCACTTCTTTTTCTAACACATTCATCGTTTCAACATCTAAAATTCCCATTAAATCAAATCGGAATCCATCAACATTGTATTCAGTAAGCCAATATAGGACAGATTCTACAATAAATTTCCTCATCATTTTCCGTTCAGATGCTATATCATTTCCAACTCCCGTCCCATTAGAAGGCATACCATCTTCACCATGACGAAAATAATATCCCGGAACAAGCTTCTCAAATGATGATAGCTCTCTCTCATAAACATGATTATATACAACATCGATAATTACCCTGATGCCGCACGCATGAAATGTTTCAATCAGTTGTTTACACTCTACTATCCTGTTGTACGGGTCAGAGGGGTTTGTAGCATAAAATCCTGTTGGCGTATTGTAATATAGTGGATTGTAGCCCCAATTATATGCAGAAGCAGGATTCGCCTCATCTACACCTCCGAAACAATATAAAGGTAATAGTTCAACATGTGTAACACCTAAATCTTTTATATGAGACAATCCCGTTAACGTCCCATTTCGTCCCGTTGTCCCCTCTTCTATCAATCCTTTATATGTTCCCTTATTATTCACTCCACTGTTTGGATGAATAGTAGCATCACGAATATGCAGTTCATACAATATTGCATCTGTCATTGACTGTAATGGTGGTAATTCCTCTCGTTTTGTTACATTCGTCTTTTCCAAATCGATAACAATGCCGTATTTCCCATTTACAGTCACTGACTTTGCGTAAGGATCCACTGCTTCATTCCATATTAAATTAATACATACGAGAAATGTATATTTTACTCCGGCTAAATCACCTTGTAATGTATGAGTCCAAACTCCGTTTTCTCCTCTGTACATTTCATAATCGATATATTCTTTATCACTTTTATAAATTCTTACTTTCGCAAGCCTTGCAGTTGGAGCCCATAC
This genomic interval from Bacillus cereus contains the following:
- the pulA gene encoding type I pullulanase is translated as MLKVKRPFDAYLDEMNKITILLPHAYGTSRTFRLQEGSNLKELPIAHTIALPDATKYECFIEEPLDVGKYYTVRDERNEETDLQIGAVIRTAIFDEKYYYEGTDLGAVYQKEVTIFKVWAPTARLAKVRIYKSDKEYIDYEMYRGENGVWTHTLQGDLAGVKYTFLVCINLIWNEAVDPYAKSVTVNGKYGIVIDLEKTNVTKREELPPLQSMTDAILYELHIRDATIHPNSGVNNKGTYKGLIEEGTTGRNGTLTGLSHIKDLGVTHVELLPLYCFGGVDEANPASAYNWGYNPLYYNTPTGFYATNPSDPYNRIVECKQLIETFHACGIRVIIDVVYNHVYERELSSFEKLVPGYYFRHGEDGMPSNGTGVGNDIASERKMMRKFIVESVLYWLTEYNVDGFRFDLMGILDVETMNVLEKEVRKIKHDALLLGEGWDLQTPLPLKEKATLNNANKMPCIAQFNDQFRDGIKGSTFNINRRGFAFGGHVDCNHLQYIVAGSLLSMKETGLFLEPMQSINYVECHDNMTMWDKLVQSNPESEEILKRRHRLATAIVILSQGIPFLHAGQEFYRTKQGNENSYNANDEINRLDWEQKETEMETVNYIKGLIAIRKEHGAFRLKSADLIKKHMTFLQTSKEVLAYHLQNVESFGPWKEIVVLFNSGLQNEIVELPKEETWHVIVNEKQAKIQPISSFRGKELQMAPTSMYILAIM